In a single window of the Delftia tsuruhatensis genome:
- a CDS encoding DUF3325 domain-containing protein has translation MSTLHASLAALALAFAGMVALAFAMDRHYEQLTGARALPAGRGRQLRCLGVPLLALSSLPAFWAWGATAGTVAWLGFLSCGALAAVGLIGVHARWTARLACLATLVVAADLVWFFSRFGTSGLFR, from the coding sequence ATGAGCACGCTGCACGCATCGCTGGCCGCGCTGGCCCTGGCCTTCGCCGGCATGGTGGCCCTGGCCTTTGCCATGGACCGCCACTACGAACAACTGACCGGCGCGCGCGCGCTGCCGGCCGGCCGAGGCCGGCAGTTGCGCTGCCTGGGCGTGCCGCTGCTGGCGCTTTCCTCGCTGCCCGCCTTCTGGGCCTGGGGCGCGACGGCGGGTACGGTGGCCTGGCTGGGCTTCCTGTCCTGTGGCGCTTTGGCGGCCGTGGGCCTGATCGGCGTCCACGCACGCTGGACAGCGCGCCTGGCCTGCCTGGCCACGTTGGTGGTGGCCGCCGATCTGGTGTGGTTCTTTTCTCGCTTTGGTACTTCAGGATTGTTCAGATGA
- a CDS encoding PepSY-associated TM helix domain-containing protein, with translation MAKARIDKLPGSGVASGGFRQAQAWLHTWCGLWFSWLLFAVFLTGSLAVFQEPITHWMTPEHHAEEAAEAAARAAAPPGAGRARRLAWGAAYMEKHHKGAQMWEIWPSDAQGAGDLHVYWFDEQRQYAGAELDTATGEPLPPGHGHGAARATLGGHHFVDFHYELHAGQAGLWVIGIAAMAMLVALVSGVITHRRIFKDFFTFRAHKGQRSWLDAHNAVAVLTLPFQFMIAYTGIALSSLSFMPAGVWTQYGTGNAARTAFIADMSEAGAPAPSGRPLAVPDLESFARRGQELMGQAVRAVVINHPGDAAARIGVYGWNSDEDAHRRLSPNSGMAMFSAATGEVLQVRLPGGADGGTPSLAQAVIGGLHMVKFGGLAMKWLYFLCGLAGAAMMATGAILFMVKRRSRHLGEFGGATARVYRLIEGLNVAAITGLGLGCVGYFWANRLVPVEMAHRPRWELAVFFGLWALALVHALACKPATAWRQQMGLLALLCLLLPLLSWITVGQPLSAQVLEGDWESAGVELFALATGLAAAWAWRWLARRGQEPEAQAGGRAAARGPAEVRA, from the coding sequence ATGGCTAAGGCGCGGATCGACAAGCTCCCTGGCAGCGGCGTCGCCAGCGGCGGTTTCCGCCAGGCCCAGGCCTGGCTGCACACCTGGTGCGGACTGTGGTTCTCGTGGCTGCTGTTCGCCGTCTTCCTGACGGGCTCGCTGGCGGTGTTCCAGGAGCCCATCACGCACTGGATGACGCCCGAGCACCATGCCGAGGAAGCCGCCGAGGCCGCAGCCCGGGCGGCGGCGCCGCCCGGCGCCGGCCGCGCGCGGCGCCTGGCCTGGGGCGCGGCCTACATGGAAAAGCACCACAAGGGCGCGCAGATGTGGGAGATCTGGCCCAGCGACGCCCAGGGCGCGGGTGACCTGCATGTCTACTGGTTCGACGAACAGCGCCAGTACGCCGGAGCCGAGCTGGACACTGCCACGGGCGAGCCCCTGCCGCCCGGCCACGGCCACGGCGCGGCGCGCGCCACGCTGGGCGGGCACCACTTCGTGGACTTCCACTACGAGCTGCATGCCGGCCAGGCGGGCCTGTGGGTGATAGGCATCGCGGCCATGGCCATGCTGGTCGCCCTGGTCAGTGGCGTGATCACGCACAGGCGCATCTTCAAGGACTTTTTCACGTTCCGCGCGCACAAAGGCCAGCGCAGCTGGCTGGATGCGCACAACGCCGTGGCCGTGCTGACGCTGCCGTTCCAGTTCATGATCGCCTATACCGGCATCGCGCTGTCCAGCCTGAGCTTCATGCCGGCAGGCGTCTGGACCCAGTACGGGACCGGCAACGCCGCCCGCACGGCCTTCATCGCCGACATGAGCGAGGCCGGCGCGCCCGCGCCTTCCGGCCGCCCCCTGGCCGTCCCCGATCTGGAGTCGTTTGCGCGGCGTGGCCAGGAGCTGATGGGCCAGGCCGTGCGGGCCGTGGTCATCAACCATCCGGGCGATGCGGCCGCTCGCATCGGCGTCTATGGCTGGAACAGCGATGAGGATGCCCACCGGCGCCTGAGCCCCAATTCGGGCATGGCCATGTTCTCGGCCGCCACTGGCGAGGTGCTGCAGGTGCGCCTGCCGGGCGGCGCCGACGGCGGCACGCCTTCGCTGGCACAGGCCGTCATCGGCGGGCTGCACATGGTCAAGTTCGGCGGCCTGGCGATGAAGTGGCTGTACTTCCTGTGCGGGCTGGCGGGGGCCGCCATGATGGCCACGGGCGCCATCCTGTTCATGGTCAAGCGCCGCAGCCGCCACCTGGGCGAGTTCGGCGGCGCCACGGCACGCGTGTACCGGCTGATCGAAGGCCTCAATGTCGCGGCCATCACCGGCCTGGGCCTGGGCTGCGTGGGCTACTTCTGGGCCAATCGCCTCGTCCCCGTGGAGATGGCGCACCGGCCACGGTGGGAACTGGCCGTGTTCTTCGGCCTCTGGGCCCTGGCCCTGGTCCATGCGCTGGCCTGCAAGCCGGCCACGGCCTGGCGCCAGCAGATGGGATTGCTGGCCTTGCTGTGCCTGCTGCTGCCCCTGCTCAGCTGGATCACCGTGGGTCAGCCACTGTCCGCCCAGGTGCTGGAGGGCGACTGGGAAAGCGCGGGCGTGGAGCTGTTCGCGCTGGCCACGGGACTGGCGGCCGCCTGGGCCTGGCGCTGGCTGGCGCGGCGGGGCCAGGAGCCGGAGGCCCAGGCCGGGGGGCGTGCCGCAGCACGGGGCCCGGCGGAGGTGCGGGCATGA
- a CDS encoding efflux RND transporter periplasmic adaptor subunit — translation MTRTQQRWKAGAVAAVLLVAAGGAAAWWASRPAVAYQTETVGRTDIESTVTAIGTLQPRRYVDVGAQVSGQVTRLRVEPGAQVEKGALLVEIDPSVQRATVDAGRASLAGLRAQLAEQQALRKLAEQQLARQRQLARDGATREEDLQTAEANLAAAGARMEHLKAQIDQTQATLKADEARLGYTRIYAPMAGTVVSVEAREGQTLNATYQTPNILRIADLSAMTVWTEVSEADVRRVKDGMAVYFTTLGGADQARPRRWNSQVRQVLPSPSASQAPAGGNAGQAPAPATKAVAYTVLFDVDNEDAELMPQMTAQVVFVTGRAAQALTVPLMAVTDKGDSEQTARVLDAGGRPEQRSVRLGVRSRHQAQVLEGLQEGERVIVGETPLERGPRWLQW, via the coding sequence ATGACGCGCACGCAGCAACGCTGGAAAGCCGGCGCCGTGGCGGCGGTGCTCCTGGTGGCAGCCGGTGGTGCGGCCGCCTGGTGGGCCAGCCGGCCCGCCGTGGCCTACCAGACCGAGACCGTGGGCCGCACGGACATCGAGTCCACGGTCACGGCCATCGGCACGCTGCAGCCGCGCCGCTATGTGGACGTGGGCGCCCAGGTGTCGGGCCAGGTCACCCGGCTGCGCGTGGAGCCCGGCGCCCAGGTGGAAAAGGGCGCGCTGCTGGTGGAGATAGACCCCAGCGTGCAGCGCGCCACGGTGGATGCGGGGCGCGCCTCGCTGGCCGGCCTGCGCGCCCAGCTGGCCGAGCAGCAGGCGCTGCGCAAGCTGGCCGAGCAGCAGCTCGCGCGCCAGCGCCAACTGGCCCGCGATGGCGCCACGCGCGAGGAAGACCTGCAGACGGCAGAAGCCAACCTGGCTGCGGCCGGCGCGCGCATGGAGCACCTGAAGGCGCAGATCGACCAGACCCAGGCCACGCTCAAGGCCGACGAGGCACGGCTGGGCTATACGCGCATCTATGCGCCCATGGCCGGCACCGTGGTCTCGGTGGAGGCCCGTGAAGGCCAGACGCTGAATGCCACCTACCAGACGCCCAACATCCTGCGCATCGCCGACCTGTCGGCCATGACGGTGTGGACCGAGGTCTCCGAGGCCGACGTGCGCCGCGTCAAGGACGGCATGGCCGTGTACTTCACCACGCTGGGCGGGGCCGACCAGGCCAGGCCCCGGCGCTGGAACAGCCAGGTGCGCCAGGTGCTGCCCTCGCCCTCGGCCAGCCAGGCGCCGGCCGGCGGCAATGCGGGCCAGGCACCCGCGCCGGCCACCAAGGCCGTGGCCTATACCGTGCTCTTCGACGTGGACAACGAGGATGCCGAACTCATGCCCCAGATGACGGCGCAGGTGGTCTTCGTCACCGGCAGGGCCGCGCAGGCGCTGACCGTGCCGCTGATGGCCGTGACCGACAAGGGCGACAGCGAACAGACGGCGCGTGTGCTGGATGCCGGCGGGCGGCCCGAACAGCGCAGCGTGCGCCTGGGCGTGCGCAGCCGCCACCAGGCCCAGGTGCTCGAGGGCCTGCAGGAAGGCGAGCGCGTCATCGTCGGTGAGACGCCGCTGGAGCGCGGCCCGCGGTGGCTGCAATGGTGA
- a CDS encoding DUF3649 domain-containing protein → MPHSTPVHPGLLVLSRLLAAVFGGYALASALAAFLAGALPGARVDAVLAGMQWSFVLHLLAVIWAFSPVSVGRVWLGLLVPTAVLGAVALLLARNGTGV, encoded by the coding sequence ATGCCCCATTCCACCCCTGTCCACCCCGGCCTGCTTGTGCTTTCCCGATTGCTGGCCGCCGTCTTCGGAGGCTATGCGCTGGCCAGCGCCCTGGCCGCCTTCCTGGCTGGCGCGCTGCCCGGCGCGCGTGTCGATGCCGTGTTGGCCGGCATGCAGTGGAGCTTCGTGCTGCACCTGCTGGCCGTGATCTGGGCGTTTTCGCCGGTTTCCGTGGGCCGGGTCTGGCTGGGCCTGCTGGTGCCAACGGCCGTTCTGGGGGCTGTTGCATTGCTGCTGGCGCGCAATGGCACAGGAGTTTGA
- a CDS encoding ABC transporter permease, which translates to MGQGMQAGAPLIALRGITRHYGGGDSGQPAVTVLHGIDLEIRAGEFVAVVGSSGSGKSTLMNILGCLDRPSEGSYHFQGQDVASLDSDALAWLRREAFGFVFQGYHLIASESASENVEMPAIYAGLPKEERVRRARSLLTRLGLGTRLGNRPNQLSGGQQQRVSIARALMNGGQIILADEPTGALDSHSGAEVMALLRELADAGHTIILITHDRAVAAQARRVIEISDGRITSDSQRDEAAKPGGAAQPLTPQRGGASAPWLAELFEAARSAWRGMRMNRVRTSLTLLGIVIGVASVIVMLAIGEGARRKVVEQMGTMGTAILYMGSKPPSTGGPAGQMTEEDLAAVRELPEIRRVMPVIGDPITVRYGKADKQIYVFAASEEMPLVHHWKVAQGRYFTEAEDRDLAPLVVLGHKAHRHFFPDTPNPLGRQLIIGTSSFEVIGVMSERGADSGAQDYDDMVFIPYRSGRARVYQSQTQPDYVVIEAMSSDVVHEAEEAMRKLLLARHGGREDFGIGNAAARIQAEAATRQSMAVMLGLIAAVSLVVGGIGVMNVMLMTVRERTREIGIRMATGARQRDILRQFLTEASLVTFVGGTVGLFAGLAVGVVLIVAGVPVVFSVRAMLGAFACAVVTGLVFGYMPAKTAARLDPVRALAGE; encoded by the coding sequence ATGGGGCAGGGCATGCAGGCCGGTGCGCCGCTGATCGCACTGCGCGGCATCACCAGGCATTACGGCGGCGGCGACAGCGGGCAGCCCGCCGTGACCGTGCTGCATGGCATCGACCTGGAGATCCGCGCGGGCGAGTTCGTGGCCGTGGTGGGCAGCTCGGGCTCGGGCAAGTCCACGCTGATGAACATCCTGGGCTGCCTGGACCGGCCCAGCGAGGGCAGCTACCACTTCCAGGGCCAGGACGTGGCCAGCCTGGACTCCGATGCGCTGGCCTGGCTGCGGCGCGAGGCCTTCGGCTTCGTCTTCCAGGGCTATCACCTGATAGCGAGCGAAAGCGCCAGCGAGAACGTGGAGATGCCCGCCATCTACGCGGGCCTTCCCAAGGAGGAGCGCGTGCGCCGCGCCCGGTCGCTGCTCACGCGCCTGGGCCTGGGCACGCGCCTGGGCAACCGGCCCAACCAGCTGTCGGGCGGCCAGCAGCAGCGCGTGTCCATCGCACGGGCGCTGATGAACGGCGGCCAGATCATCCTGGCCGACGAGCCCACGGGCGCGCTGGACTCGCACAGCGGTGCCGAGGTCATGGCCCTGCTGCGCGAACTGGCCGACGCGGGCCACACCATCATCCTCATCACCCACGACCGTGCCGTGGCCGCCCAGGCACGCCGCGTGATCGAGATCAGTGATGGCCGCATCACCAGCGACAGCCAGCGCGACGAAGCAGCGAAGCCCGGTGGCGCCGCGCAGCCTCTCACGCCGCAGCGCGGCGGCGCCAGCGCGCCCTGGCTGGCCGAGCTGTTCGAGGCCGCGCGCAGCGCCTGGCGCGGCATGCGCATGAACCGCGTGCGCACCAGCCTGACGCTGCTGGGCATCGTCATCGGCGTGGCCTCGGTGATTGTCATGCTGGCCATCGGCGAGGGTGCGCGGCGCAAGGTGGTCGAGCAGATGGGCACCATGGGCACGGCCATCCTCTACATGGGCAGCAAGCCGCCATCCACGGGCGGGCCGGCCGGTCAGATGACCGAGGAAGACCTGGCCGCCGTGCGCGAGCTGCCCGAGATCCGGCGCGTCATGCCCGTGATCGGCGACCCCATCACGGTGCGCTACGGCAAGGCCGACAAGCAGATCTATGTCTTCGCCGCCAGCGAGGAAATGCCCCTGGTCCACCACTGGAAGGTGGCCCAGGGCCGCTATTTCACCGAGGCGGAGGACCGCGACCTGGCGCCGCTGGTGGTCTTGGGGCACAAGGCGCACCGGCATTTCTTTCCGGACACGCCCAACCCGCTGGGCCGCCAGCTCATCATCGGCACCTCGTCCTTCGAGGTGATCGGCGTGATGAGCGAGCGCGGCGCGGACTCGGGCGCGCAGGACTATGACGACATGGTCTTCATTCCCTACCGATCGGGCCGGGCGCGCGTCTACCAGTCGCAGACCCAGCCCGACTATGTGGTGATCGAGGCCATGTCCTCCGACGTGGTGCACGAGGCCGAGGAGGCCATGCGCAAGCTGCTGCTGGCCCGCCACGGCGGGCGCGAGGACTTCGGCATCGGCAACGCGGCAGCGCGCATCCAGGCGGAGGCGGCCACGCGCCAGAGCATGGCGGTGATGCTGGGCCTGATCGCGGCTGTGTCCCTGGTGGTGGGTGGCATCGGCGTGATGAACGTGATGCTGATGACGGTGCGCGAGCGCACGCGCGAGATCGGCATCCGCATGGCCACGGGTGCGCGCCAGCGCGACATCCTGCGCCAGTTCCTGACCGAGGCCAGCCTGGTCACCTTCGTGGGAGGCACGGTGGGCCTGTTTGCGGGGCTGGCCGTGGGCGTGGTGCTCATCGTGGCGGGCGTGCCCGTGGTGTTCTCGGTGCGCGCCATGCTGGGCGCCTTTGCCTGCGCCGTGGTGACGGGGCTGGTATTCGGCTACATGCCGGCCAAGACGGCGGCGCGGCTGGACCCGGTGCGTGCGCTGGCGGGAGAGTGA